CGGGCAACTTCCCTGTCTCGTCGATTCAACTGTGCCTCCAGCCTCCGTCTGGAGCCCAGATCCATGTCGTCGAAttcaccgtcgtcgtccaggcCCATACCCTCGTAGGCATCATCTTCACGCGATCTGTAATCTGTTTCAAAGCCCTCACGGAAAAGATCAACATCGTCATCAGCCATTTCATCAATATCGTCAAGATCGTCTTGGATTTCGGCCTCCTCTTCgacgtcatcatcgtcttcgacGCCGTGCTCAATGTTAAAAGGGGCCGGAGGAGATGAGGGCATAGGGCTTGAGCCTAGCCCGACAGAAGATgtggcatcatcaccacctgCTCGCGAGCGTTTGCGGTTCGATCGTGGACCAGCGCCACGGTTGCCCGAGGTCGAGCTATTGTGGAGCGGGGAACTATGCTGTTGTTAGTTCAATTTGCTGCAAATTGTGCACAAGGGAAAAGTCTACCTCATCTCCTGGGTGTTCTAGTCGCCAAGTTCAGTTCGGAAGAATGTGCAGAGCAGATAGGCGGACAGAATACAAATTGGCGGGGCGTATGTTGTCGGACAGGAGAGATAAATGATAAATTGGAGCGAGTTAAGATGTGGGACGAAAGGGAGCCTGGCATCGCATTCAATGTCGCGTTTTCGAGACGCGTCTCACGCGTTAAGTGGTTGAGGCGCTAGACCAAATTAGAGCACGCGCAAAGTGGTTGCACAAACCAGGGAGCTGACAAAAATATGCCCCGCATCGTCCGACACTTTCTGCCGCAAAACCGTATCGCGTTATTTTGTCGCTACACATCCGTCACCAGCTGTCCACTGCCCACCATCATGCGTCAAATCAGTCGCAACACCCTTCGCCGTCACCCTTCAGACTGATGCCACCAGCTTCAGATCTATCAAAATCTAGTCTAAATGCCAGCAAGAATTGAAACTTTTTACTCATTTGTGTTGTCATAACTACTGCAGATCCACACCTCTACTTGTATTTGCTTTATTTGCACGCAAACGCCCCCATCACAATGTCGACTAATTCCCCCCAAGAGAAGGCTGCACCAGCACGCAGCAATAGCTTTTCCCAGCAATCGCAAGCCTCGGATGATTCGCAGACAGCAGCAGAGTAGGTTCCAATGCACATATCGAAGCATACATGTGAGCTTGTCTAATTCTCTCCGCAGCTTTCTTCGCAACCAGGAGCTCCTTGAGGCTGATGCCCGCGAAGCGCTTCCCTATGTTGGTCACCAGTTAATGCTACTTCAGCCCCATTGCCCATCACTGACAGTAGCAGAGTATCGAAAGCTGCACGAAGATTCTTGGACCGCTTCGACAAAACGTCTTTGCCTGCCTAACATGCAATCCTGCCACAGCCGACCTAGCCGAGTGGAAGCCAGCAGGAGTATGCTATGCTTGCTCCGTGCAATGCCACGGCGAACACACGCTAGTGGAAATCTTCCAGAAACGAAGCTTTACATGCGATTGCGGTACCAAAAGAATCCCGGTGACAAGTCCATGCACACTCCGAACGAACGAAGCGACCAACACCAAAGGCAACGTTCATTCAGAAGAACCAGACGTCAACAATAAATACAACAAGAACTTCCGCAACATCTTTTGCGGATGTGAATGCGATTATGATCCGTTTCAGCAAAAGGGCACAATGTTTCAGTGCCTAGGACTCGGTACTCACGAATCCGGAGGCTGCGGCGAGGACTGGTACCATCCCGGCTGTCTAGTAGGCATGGGCCCCAAGTGGTTCGAAAAGATGGGAGGTGTCAAGAGAAAATCATCAGGCAGTGCAGCAAACGGCagcgccttggccaccatCTCAGAAGCCAACGAAGACCAGCCAGACGCCCCAGCGAACAATGCCGATGTGGCTgtgctcgacgacgaggatgaacCGCCCATGCCTCCCGGCTTCCCTGACGAGGACAACTTTGAGGGCTTCCTGTGCTACAAGTGTGTAGACGCTCATCCTTGGATGAAGCGCTACGCTGGCACTTCAGGATTTCTGCCAGCCATTTTCCTCAACCAGGCCGAGGACAGCCAAACCAAGCCAGAAATTAAACCAGAAGAGGAGCCTAGTTCCAGAAAACGCAAGGGCGACGACAATATCGAAGAATCTGCGGAAGCCAAGCGTATTAAGAGCGACGAGCAAACCCCAGATCTTAAA
The Metarhizium brunneum chromosome 7, complete sequence genome window above contains:
- the mlo2 gene encoding Protein mlo2 — encoded protein: MSTNSPQEKAAPARSNSFSQQSQASDDSQTAADFLRNQELLEADAREALPYSIESCTKILGPLRQNVFACLTCNPATADLAEWKPAGVCYACSVQCHGEHTLVEIFQKRSFTCDCGTKRIPVTSPCTLRTNEATNTKGNVHSEEPDVNNKYNKNFRNIFCGCECDYDPFQQKGTMFQCLGLGTHESGGCGEDWYHPGCLVGMGPKWFEKMGGVKRKSSGSAANGSALATISEANEDQPDAPANNADVAVLDDEDEPPMPPGFPDEDNFEGFLCYKCVDAHPWMKRYAGTSGFLPAIFLNQAEDSQTKPEIKPEEEPSSRKRKGDDNIEESAEAKRIKSDEQTPDLKTEPNEDSTTSTLEATKTDNTPLGCKLPNLPAAPTGQFSLFFKEGFRDQLCRCIDCYRILNAHPQLLEEEEVYEPPISEDGASQHGGSTHGSGSLLERGESALRNVDRVRAIEGVMAYNHLKEQLKPFFQQFAESGRAVGAEDIKAYFAKLRGDEQGIKEAGQAAADAKDGEGGSDGRREQSGC